A window from Candidatus Rokuibacteriota bacterium encodes these proteins:
- the thiI gene encoding tRNA uracil 4-sulfurtransferase ThiI, which produces MSRAGLSPCVIVHYHEISLKRGNRPLFLRRLRENLARAVSDLGPVRVIQLPGRIMLDLEGNPDPPGVRERLDRVCGIANTALAVRTGSSLDRIKAAVDHVIEGQTFASFRITARRAFKTFPLTSTDLNRELGAHVLARRPEARVDLHHAALNVHVEVLPHEAFVYPDRRPGPGGLPVGSGGTVAALISGGIDSPVASWRMIKRGCRVLFVHFHSVPYLPDASIRKVRELVGRLTQWQYVSRLYLVPFGEIQREVVLAVSPMARVVVYRRLMVRIAEVLARQSGAQALVTGESLGQVASQTLHNLARIDEAALLPVLRPLIGMDKIEITDEARRLDTLEISNEPDADCCTLFVPAHPSTRLNQEEVADMESRLDIPALVRAGVEAATMETFDFPLGAGAHPARPAPCRRVAPPPVA; this is translated from the coding sequence GTGAGCCGGGCGGGCCTCTCGCCCTGCGTGATCGTCCACTACCACGAGATCAGCCTCAAGCGCGGGAACCGCCCGCTCTTCCTCCGCAGGCTCCGGGAAAATCTCGCGCGCGCGGTGAGCGACCTGGGGCCCGTTCGCGTGATCCAGCTGCCGGGGCGCATCATGCTCGACCTCGAGGGCAATCCGGATCCGCCGGGCGTGCGCGAGCGGCTCGACCGGGTCTGCGGCATCGCGAACACGGCGCTCGCCGTGCGGACGGGCTCGTCACTCGACAGGATCAAGGCCGCGGTGGATCACGTGATCGAGGGGCAGACCTTCGCGTCCTTCCGGATTACGGCGCGGCGCGCGTTCAAGACCTTCCCGCTGACCTCCACCGATCTCAACCGCGAGCTGGGAGCCCACGTCCTGGCGAGACGGCCCGAGGCGCGGGTGGACCTCCATCACGCGGCGCTCAACGTCCACGTCGAGGTGCTGCCCCACGAGGCCTTCGTCTATCCCGACCGCCGGCCGGGCCCGGGCGGGCTGCCGGTCGGCTCGGGCGGCACGGTGGCGGCGCTGATCTCCGGCGGCATCGATTCGCCCGTGGCGTCCTGGCGCATGATCAAGCGCGGCTGCCGCGTGCTCTTCGTCCACTTCCACAGCGTGCCGTACCTACCCGACGCGTCCATCCGGAAGGTGCGGGAGCTGGTCGGGCGACTGACCCAGTGGCAGTACGTCTCGCGCCTCTACCTCGTGCCCTTCGGCGAGATCCAGCGCGAGGTGGTGCTCGCGGTCAGCCCCATGGCCCGCGTGGTCGTCTACCGCCGCCTCATGGTGCGCATCGCCGAAGTGCTGGCGCGCCAGTCGGGAGCGCAGGCGCTCGTCACGGGCGAGAGCCTCGGGCAGGTCGCCTCGCAGACGCTCCACAACCTGGCGCGCATCGACGAGGCCGCCCTGCTGCCCGTCCTGCGTCCGCTGATCGGCATGGACAAGATCGAGATCACGGACGAAGCCCGGCGGCTCGACACGCTCGAGATCTCCAACGAGCCCGACGCCGACTGCTGCACCCTCTTCGTGCCGGCGCACCCGAGCACGCGGCTCAACCAGGAGGAGGTCGCCGACATGGAGTCCCGGCTCGACATCCCGGCCCTCGTGAGGGCGGGCGTCGAGGCCGCCACCATGGAGACCTTCGACTTCCCGCTCGGCGCAGGCGCCCATCCCGCCCGGCCCGCGCCGTGCCGGCGCGTGGCCCCGCCACCCGTCGCATGA
- the purD gene encoding phosphoribosylamine--glycine ligase, with product MRVLLVGGGGREHALAWKIAQSPRLGRLVAAPGNPGIARHAECVPIKDDAIEDLVALARRERADLVVVGPELPLSLGLADRLSAAGLAVFGASQAAARLESSKVFSKGLMARYDIPTARFGTFEDSAAARRFCRDLGAPLVVKADGLAAGKGAMVCRTLEEADQALRLCLEDGVFGAAGRVVVIEEFMEGEEASFFVMADGTHALPLVAAQDHKTIFDDDRGPMTGGMGAYSPVAAMGEAMTDRVMREIVAPVMAAMAKEGAPYSGVLFVQIMVTKDGPRVVEFNCRFGDPECQAILPRLDEDILPLFEAVAAGGELPASLRWRAEASVCVVLASPGYPGTPRTGLSIQGLDADGGLPGVNVFHAGTARRDGSLVTAGGRVLGVQAQAPDIRAAIAAAYEAVGRIRFDGVQFRHDIGRRALARP from the coding sequence GTGAGAGTGCTCCTGGTCGGCGGCGGCGGGCGCGAGCACGCGCTCGCGTGGAAGATCGCCCAGAGCCCGCGGCTCGGCCGCCTTGTCGCCGCGCCCGGCAACCCCGGCATCGCGCGCCATGCCGAGTGCGTGCCGATCAAGGACGACGCGATCGAGGACCTCGTGGCCCTGGCGAGGCGCGAGCGGGCCGACCTGGTCGTGGTCGGCCCCGAGCTGCCGCTCTCGCTCGGTCTCGCCGACCGCCTGAGCGCTGCGGGCCTCGCCGTCTTCGGCGCCAGCCAGGCGGCCGCCCGGCTCGAGAGCTCCAAGGTTTTTTCGAAGGGCCTGATGGCGCGCTACGATATTCCCACGGCGCGATTCGGGACCTTCGAGGACTCCGCCGCCGCCCGCCGCTTCTGTCGCGACCTGGGAGCCCCCCTCGTGGTCAAGGCCGACGGCCTGGCGGCCGGCAAGGGCGCCATGGTCTGCCGCACTCTCGAAGAGGCGGACCAGGCCCTGCGCCTGTGCCTCGAGGACGGCGTCTTCGGCGCGGCGGGCCGGGTCGTGGTGATCGAGGAGTTCATGGAGGGCGAGGAGGCTTCGTTCTTCGTCATGGCCGATGGGACCCATGCGCTGCCGCTCGTGGCTGCTCAGGATCACAAGACCATCTTCGACGACGACCGCGGTCCCATGACGGGCGGGATGGGCGCGTACTCGCCCGTTGCCGCCATGGGCGAGGCGATGACTGATCGGGTCATGCGCGAGATTGTCGCGCCCGTCATGGCGGCGATGGCCAAGGAGGGCGCGCCGTATTCCGGCGTTCTCTTCGTCCAGATCATGGTGACGAAGGACGGGCCGCGCGTCGTCGAGTTCAACTGCCGCTTCGGGGACCCGGAGTGTCAGGCTATTTTGCCGCGGCTCGACGAGGACATCTTGCCACTCTTCGAGGCTGTCGCCGCGGGCGGGGAGCTGCCTGCCTCCCTCCGCTGGCGGGCCGAGGCGTCCGTCTGCGTGGTCCTGGCCTCGCCCGGCTATCCAGGAACACCGCGCACGGGGCTCAGCATCCAGGGGCTCGATGCCGACGGCGGGCTTCCCGGCGTCAACGTTTTCCACGCCGGCACGGCGCGCCGCGACGGTAGTCTCGTGACGGCGGGCGGTCGCGTTCTCGGCGTGCAGGCGCAGGCGCCCGATATTCGCGCCGCCATCGCCGCCGCCTACGAGGCCGTCGGACGCATACGGTTCGATGGCGTGCAGTTTCGCCATGATATCGGCAGAAGGGCGCTGGCCAGGCCGTGA
- the glyA gene encoding serine hydroxymethyltransferase yields the protein MNRLEQVDPDIAKAIRDETVRQSRNLELIASENFVSEAVLEAVGSVMTNKYAEGYPGKRYYGGCEFVDVAEELAISRAKDLFGAEHVNVQPHSGSQANMAVYFTVLKPGDTVLGPNLAHGGHLTAGSPMNFSGRLYKIVPYGVTRDTERIDMDQVRDLAKQHRPKLIIAGGSAFPRAIDFKPFREIADEAGAALMADIAHPAGLVAAGLHPTPVPYADFVTTTTHKTLRGPRGGMVMCRERYAKDLDRTVLPGIQGGPLMHVIAAKAVAFREAQTPEWRAYQGQVVRNARALADAMLARGYRLVSGGTDTHLLLVDLTGKGVTGKDAQEALDRAWITVNKNGIPFDTKGPMVTSGIRIGTPAVTTRGMGEAEMGQIAVLMDRVLTNLGNGSVEAAVRGEVQELTGRFPLYAERLR from the coding sequence GTGAACCGGCTCGAGCAGGTCGATCCCGACATCGCCAAGGCGATCCGCGACGAGACCGTGCGCCAGTCGCGCAACCTCGAGCTGATCGCCTCTGAAAACTTCGTCTCCGAGGCCGTCCTCGAGGCCGTCGGCTCGGTGATGACCAACAAGTACGCTGAGGGGTACCCGGGCAAGCGCTACTACGGCGGCTGCGAGTTCGTGGACGTGGCGGAGGAGCTGGCCATCAGCCGCGCCAAGGATCTCTTCGGCGCCGAGCACGTCAACGTCCAGCCTCACTCGGGCTCCCAGGCGAACATGGCCGTGTACTTCACGGTCCTCAAGCCGGGTGACACCGTGCTCGGACCCAACCTCGCGCACGGCGGGCATCTGACGGCCGGCAGCCCGATGAACTTCTCGGGGCGGCTCTACAAGATCGTGCCCTACGGCGTCACCAGGGACACCGAGCGCATCGACATGGACCAGGTGCGGGACCTGGCCAAGCAGCACAGGCCGAAGCTCATCATCGCGGGCGGCTCGGCCTTCCCCCGCGCCATCGACTTCAAGCCCTTCCGCGAAATTGCCGACGAGGCGGGCGCCGCGCTGATGGCGGACATCGCCCATCCCGCCGGGCTCGTCGCGGCGGGACTGCACCCGACTCCGGTGCCCTACGCCGACTTCGTCACCACGACCACGCACAAGACGCTCCGAGGCCCGCGCGGCGGCATGGTCATGTGCCGGGAGCGGTATGCGAAAGATCTGGACCGCACAGTCCTGCCCGGCATACAGGGCGGGCCGCTCATGCACGTCATCGCGGCCAAGGCCGTCGCCTTCCGCGAGGCCCAGACACCGGAGTGGCGCGCCTACCAGGGGCAGGTCGTCAGGAACGCGCGCGCGCTGGCGGACGCGATGCTCGCGCGCGGCTACCGGCTGGTCTCGGGCGGCACCGACACCCACCTCCTGCTGGTGGACCTCACGGGGAAGGGCGTCACGGGCAAGGACGCGCAGGAGGCGCTGGACCGCGCCTGGATCACGGTCAACAAGAACGGCATCCCCTTCGACACGAAGGGTCCCATGGTCACGAGCGGCATCCGCATCGGGACGCCCGCCGTCACCACGCGCGGCATGGGCGAGGCCGAGATGGGGCAGATCGCCGTGCTCATGGACCGCGTCCTGACCAACCTCGGCAACGGCTCCGTGGAGGCCGCGGTGCGCGGCGAGGTCCAGGAGCTGACGGGCCGCTTCCCGCTCTACGCTGAGCGCCTGAGATGA
- a CDS encoding molybdenum cofactor guanylyltransferase → MRLTGVIQAGGRSERMGGEPKALMDVGGRRIIERVADVLRQVTDDLLLVTNTPERYAWMGYPMVPDVFPDAGSLGGIYSGLKAAPGEAAFVVACDMPFLVPDVARLVTSRAGLADVVIPLVGGFHETLHASYAKPCLGPMERRIAAGQLKITGFFPDVRVLEIPEPEVARLADPERVFMNVNTPEDLERARNIAAASAER, encoded by the coding sequence GTGAGGCTGACCGGAGTGATCCAGGCGGGTGGCAGGAGCGAGCGCATGGGCGGCGAGCCAAAGGCCCTGATGGACGTGGGCGGCCGGCGCATCATCGAGCGCGTGGCCGACGTCCTCCGGCAGGTCACCGACGATCTCCTGCTCGTGACCAATACGCCCGAACGGTACGCGTGGATGGGATACCCGATGGTCCCCGACGTCTTCCCCGACGCCGGGTCGCTGGGCGGTATCTACTCCGGGCTCAAGGCCGCGCCGGGTGAGGCCGCCTTCGTGGTCGCCTGCGACATGCCCTTCCTCGTGCCCGACGTGGCGCGGCTCGTGACGTCTCGGGCGGGTCTTGCCGACGTCGTCATCCCCCTGGTCGGTGGGTTCCACGAGACGCTCCACGCGAGCTACGCGAAGCCCTGTCTCGGCCCCATGGAGCGGCGCATCGCAGCCGGGCAGCTCAAGATCACGGGCTTCTTCCCCGACGTCCGCGTCCTCGAGATCCCCGAACCCGAGGTCGCCCGCCTCGCCGATCCGGAGCGCGTGTTCATGAACGTCAACACTCCAGAAGACCTCGAGCGGGCGCGCAACATCGCGGCGGCCTCGGCAGAGCGCTAG
- a CDS encoding MBL fold metallo-hydrolase produces the protein MSATLTFLGAAGTVTGSKHFLQSGQTRLLLDCGLFQGLKELRQRNWAPCPVPAATIGGVLLSHAHIDHSGALPRLGREGFRGPIYCTPGTADLLKIMLPDAAHLQEEEAQFANRHQTSKHQPALPLFTTADADQVLTQVRPVGFNDSFSPAQGVTARFINAGHILGAGLVEVSVDGRTLVFSGDLGRYGVPIMRDPDPVPAADVLLVESTYGNRLHPADDHRDRLVSGVQRAVQKKGWLLIPAFAVGRSQEILYDLREREDAARIPSLPVYLDSPMAIEATVIYARHPEEHDQDLKRVEASSERPFAPKQLRICKTPDDSKRLNDTDGPGIIIAGSGMATGGRILHHFVRRLPDERTTVLFVGYQAAGTRGRLLREGAREMKMLGQSVPVRATIMVSDSYSAHADQGEILRWLGGFTRPPETTYIVHGEPDAAAALQALIASQLKWRAVVAQDGQRVDLG, from the coding sequence ATGAGCGCGACGCTTACCTTTTTAGGAGCAGCCGGGACCGTCACAGGCTCCAAGCATTTCCTCCAATCGGGGCAGACGCGCCTCCTCCTCGACTGCGGCCTGTTCCAGGGGCTCAAGGAGCTGCGTCAACGCAACTGGGCGCCGTGCCCCGTGCCGGCGGCGACCATCGGCGGCGTCCTCCTGAGCCACGCCCACATCGACCACTCGGGCGCGCTCCCGCGCCTCGGCCGCGAGGGCTTCAGGGGGCCGATCTACTGCACGCCGGGCACCGCCGACCTCCTCAAGATCATGCTGCCCGACGCCGCGCATCTCCAGGAGGAGGAGGCCCAGTTCGCCAACCGCCACCAGACGTCGAAGCACCAGCCCGCGCTGCCGCTCTTCACCACCGCGGACGCGGATCAGGTCCTGACCCAGGTCAGGCCCGTCGGCTTCAACGACAGCTTCAGCCCGGCGCAGGGCGTTACGGCGCGCTTCATCAACGCGGGACACATCCTGGGCGCGGGGCTGGTCGAGGTCTCGGTCGACGGGCGGACCCTCGTGTTCTCGGGCGACCTGGGCCGCTACGGCGTGCCCATCATGCGCGACCCGGATCCCGTGCCCGCGGCCGACGTGCTGCTGGTCGAGTCAACGTACGGCAACCGCCTCCATCCGGCCGACGACCATCGCGACCGGCTGGTGTCAGGAGTCCAGCGAGCAGTCCAGAAGAAGGGCTGGCTCCTGATCCCGGCCTTCGCGGTCGGGCGCTCGCAGGAGATCCTCTACGATCTGCGAGAGCGCGAGGACGCCGCCCGCATCCCCTCGCTGCCCGTCTACCTCGACAGCCCGATGGCCATCGAGGCGACCGTGATCTACGCCAGGCATCCCGAGGAGCACGACCAGGACCTCAAGCGCGTCGAGGCCTCGAGTGAGCGCCCCTTCGCGCCGAAGCAGCTGCGCATCTGCAAGACGCCGGATGACTCCAAGCGCCTGAACGACACCGACGGGCCCGGCATCATCATCGCCGGCAGCGGCATGGCGACGGGCGGCCGCATCCTCCACCACTTCGTCCGCCGGCTCCCGGACGAGCGGACCACGGTGCTCTTCGTCGGGTACCAGGCCGCAGGCACGCGCGGCCGCCTGCTGAGAGAGGGCGCGCGCGAGATGAAGATGCTCGGGCAGAGCGTGCCCGTGCGGGCGACCATCATGGTCAGCGATTCCTATTCGGCCCACGCCGACCAGGGCGAGATCCTTCGCTGGCTCGGCGGATTCACGCGCCCGCCCGAGACGACCTACATCGTCCACGGCGAGCCCGACGCGGCCGCGGCGCTCCAGGCGCTGATCGCCTCGCAGCTCAAGTGGCGCGCCGTCGTGGCGCAAGACGGGCAGCGCGTCGATCTTGGCTGA
- the rpiB gene encoding ribose 5-phosphate isomerase B, which produces MSVALGADHAGWELKEALKGWLMDAGYQVLDFGTHSPDSVDYPDYAAQVAEAVAVGKVDRGVLVCGTGIGMAIAANKVAGVRAALCGDAYTARMSREHNDANVLTLAGRMIDSDTGQEMLRVWLETAFAGGRHARRVDKIADMEGRRGGREGAA; this is translated from the coding sequence TTGTCCGTCGCCCTTGGGGCCGATCACGCCGGCTGGGAGCTCAAGGAAGCGCTCAAGGGCTGGCTCATGGACGCCGGCTACCAGGTCCTCGACTTCGGCACCCACTCGCCCGATTCCGTCGACTATCCCGACTACGCCGCGCAGGTGGCCGAGGCCGTCGCCGTCGGCAAGGTGGATCGCGGTGTGCTCGTCTGCGGCACCGGGATCGGCATGGCCATCGCCGCCAACAAGGTCGCGGGAGTGCGGGCCGCCCTCTGCGGGGATGCTTACACGGCGCGCATGAGCCGCGAGCACAACGACGCCAACGTCCTCACCCTCGCGGGGCGCATGATCGATTCGGACACGGGGCAGGAGATGCTCAGGGTGTGGCTCGAGACGGCCTTCGCCGGCGGCCGCCACGCCCGGCGCGTCGACAAGATCGCCGACATGGAAGGTCGCCGCGGCGGCCGGGAGGGAGCGGCGTGA
- a CDS encoding 1-acyl-sn-glycerol-3-phosphate acyltransferase, whose translation MAEPAGYRIFRSLARFLAGLFYRRVEVAGLERVPLSGPLIVAANHHQGLMDGILLTAALPRRLRLIAKAPLFRYPVIGQIARLAGAIPVHRRQDSGGRAADNQAMFSAAERALGQGAAILIFPEGVSQPEPALMPLRTGAARLVLGSDWVAGLELRRLAATTLLPVGLMFHEPGTFRVGTALVLIGEPVPTGDLEAPASGAADEAVRQLTERLGGALERLIVLARDRATLELVHAAEAIWRQEMPDAAREPKDRAAWRQRAARADQYLAAAEPARLAALRGRLERYVKDLELAGLTDRDLSEGYRPAAVLRYAFREGLALALGLPLALWGVLSHVVPYQATRLAVSAIKPEADVLATYKVVAGLVLFPLCWALEGWTAWRLGGGAFLAVFLIALLPTGFFALSWTERLHRIRREARGLLTVLVDRDLRAHLLARRRAIMAEFQELLRLVPASVLEKTAK comes from the coding sequence TTGGCTGAGCCTGCCGGCTACCGGATCTTCCGGTCGCTGGCGCGGTTCCTGGCCGGCCTCTTCTACCGCCGCGTCGAGGTGGCGGGGCTCGAGCGGGTGCCCCTGTCCGGGCCCCTCATCGTGGCGGCCAACCACCATCAAGGTCTGATGGACGGGATCCTTCTCACGGCAGCGCTGCCGCGGAGGCTTCGCCTGATCGCCAAGGCCCCGCTCTTCCGCTACCCCGTCATCGGCCAGATCGCGCGGCTCGCGGGCGCCATCCCCGTCCACCGGCGGCAGGACTCGGGCGGGCGCGCGGCGGACAACCAGGCCATGTTCAGCGCCGCGGAGCGTGCGCTCGGCCAGGGGGCCGCGATCCTGATTTTCCCCGAAGGGGTCAGTCAGCCCGAGCCGGCCCTGATGCCTCTCCGCACCGGCGCCGCGCGTCTCGTCCTTGGGTCCGACTGGGTCGCCGGCCTGGAGCTTCGCCGACTCGCTGCCACGACCCTTCTCCCTGTAGGCCTCATGTTCCACGAGCCCGGCACCTTCCGCGTCGGAACGGCCCTCGTCCTCATCGGGGAGCCGGTTCCCACGGGCGATCTCGAGGCGCCCGCGTCGGGGGCAGCCGACGAGGCGGTGCGGCAGCTGACCGAGCGGCTCGGAGGAGCGCTAGAGCGGCTCATCGTCCTAGCCCGTGACAGGGCCACGCTCGAGCTGGTCCACGCCGCCGAGGCGATCTGGCGACAGGAGATGCCCGACGCGGCGCGTGAGCCGAAGGACCGCGCGGCATGGCGGCAGCGCGCCGCTCGTGCCGACCAGTACCTGGCTGCCGCCGAGCCGGCGCGGCTGGCGGCGTTGCGCGGGCGGCTCGAGCGCTATGTGAAGGACCTCGAGCTTGCGGGGCTGACCGACCGCGACCTGTCCGAGGGGTACCGGCCCGCCGCCGTGCTGCGCTACGCCTTCCGCGAGGGTCTGGCGCTCGCGCTCGGCCTGCCGCTGGCGCTCTGGGGAGTCCTCAGTCACGTGGTGCCCTATCAGGCGACGAGGTTGGCCGTGAGCGCGATCAAGCCCGAGGCGGACGTGCTGGCGACGTACAAGGTCGTCGCCGGCCTCGTGCTCTTTCCGCTCTGCTGGGCGCTCGAAGGCTGGACCGCCTGGCGGCTCGGCGGTGGAGCGTTCCTTGCGGTTTTCCTCATAGCGCTGCTCCCGACGGGCTTCTTCGCGCTGTCCTGGACGGAGCGGCTCCACCGGATCCGGCGCGAGGCGCGCGGTCTCCTGACGGTCCTGGTGGACCGCGACCTCCGCGCGCACCTGCTCGCGCGCCGCCGCGCGATCATGGCGGAGTTTCAGGAACTCCTGCGCCTGGTGCCGGCTTCCGTGCTGGAGAAAACCGCCAAATGA
- a CDS encoding tetratricopeptide repeat protein, with amino-acid sequence MARPERVFTLRELTRLLRLTPKRAGQLKRLGLLRSDAAGYRFRELVAARAASALLEGGATVRKVREALDGARRLAPDAETPLAELRLVVQDQQIVVEQDRLRLDPRTGQALLDFESGDLERETRESLLMGMVRPLIPPADAAEIWFARASAWDGDPERWEAAVDAYERVVDIDPGYAAAWNNLGLLQHRMGRYERAQACYRAALEADDSCCQAAFNLGSLHEDLSDLSTSIGWYRRALEMEPDYADAHFNLAGVLGKAGQPDAAALHWRRYLELDLGSPWARIARSHLEEADGGLGDGVDEGDDHRPEAGQ; translated from the coding sequence ATGGCTCGGCCTGAGCGGGTTTTCACCTTGCGGGAGCTGACTCGGCTCCTGAGGCTGACGCCGAAGCGCGCCGGACAGCTCAAGCGCCTCGGCCTGCTGCGGAGCGATGCGGCCGGCTACCGCTTCCGCGAGCTCGTGGCGGCCCGCGCGGCGTCGGCCCTCCTCGAGGGCGGCGCCACGGTGCGCAAAGTCCGCGAGGCGCTCGACGGCGCGCGGCGACTTGCCCCGGACGCCGAAACCCCGCTGGCCGAGCTCCGACTGGTCGTACAGGACCAGCAGATCGTGGTCGAGCAGGACCGCCTGCGCCTCGATCCGCGCACGGGCCAGGCGCTGCTGGACTTCGAGAGCGGCGACCTCGAGCGTGAGACCCGCGAGTCGCTCCTGATGGGCATGGTCCGCCCGCTCATCCCGCCCGCGGACGCCGCCGAGATCTGGTTCGCGCGCGCATCGGCGTGGGACGGCGACCCCGAGCGCTGGGAGGCGGCCGTCGATGCCTACGAGCGCGTGGTGGACATCGACCCGGGCTACGCCGCCGCGTGGAACAACCTCGGCCTGCTCCAGCACCGGATGGGGCGCTACGAGCGCGCCCAGGCCTGCTACCGCGCCGCGCTCGAGGCCGACGACTCCTGCTGCCAGGCCGCCTTCAACCTCGGCTCGCTCCACGAGGACCTGAGCGATCTCTCGACGTCGATAGGGTGGTACCGCCGCGCGCTCGAGATGGAGCCCGACTACGCGGACGCGCACTTCAACCTGGCCGGGGTGCTCGGCAAGGCGGGGCAGCCCGACGCGGCGGCGCTCCACTGGCGGCGCTACCTCGAGCTCGATCTCGGCAGCCCGTGGGCCAGGATCGCGCGCTCCCACCTCGAAGAGGCCGACGGGGGCCTGGGCGACGGTGTCGACGAGGGCGACGACCACCGCCCCGAGGCCGGCCAGTGA
- a CDS encoding MFS transporter: protein MNTRAVVAWALYDFANSAFAAVIFATIYGAYYAMGVVGNDAGAGDLWWGRVISVSMAMVAVTSPFLGGLADRAGIRRPLFIGFTTLAVTATALMATVEPGMVVWGFVLGVLGNVGYESALVYYNAYLPELAPRSHQGRVSAWGFAVGYAGSIAALLAALPFVRAKAYGGAFLCTAALFAVFSLPAFVLLPQPPRGTLPVLAAARQGWADVLATALKILGLRDLRRFLGAYFLYEDGVNTVVGFSAIFAAQTLGFPMDRLIVLYIVVQVSALLGALAWARPTDRLGPKRVVMVTLFQWTAIVIGAYFVETPGQFWVLAVVAGTGLGAVQAASRTFLSTLIPRGMEAEMFGFYSLCGKSAAVMGPLVFGGISHAAGGNQRLGIVAIGLFFLIGFGLLSRVRAGGPTAG from the coding sequence ATGAACACCCGCGCCGTCGTCGCCTGGGCGCTCTACGACTTCGCCAACTCGGCGTTCGCGGCCGTCATCTTTGCCACGATCTATGGCGCCTACTACGCGATGGGCGTCGTGGGCAACGACGCGGGGGCGGGCGACCTCTGGTGGGGGCGCGTCATCTCAGTCTCCATGGCGATGGTCGCCGTAACCTCGCCCTTCCTCGGCGGGCTCGCCGACCGAGCGGGCATCCGACGCCCGCTCTTCATCGGCTTCACAACGCTGGCGGTGACGGCGACGGCGCTCATGGCCACGGTCGAGCCCGGCATGGTCGTCTGGGGATTCGTCCTGGGCGTGCTCGGCAACGTGGGCTACGAGAGTGCCCTCGTCTACTACAACGCCTACCTGCCCGAGCTCGCGCCGCGCAGCCACCAGGGGCGCGTGTCGGCGTGGGGCTTCGCCGTCGGTTACGCGGGCTCCATCGCGGCGCTCCTGGCGGCGCTGCCCTTCGTGCGCGCCAAGGCGTACGGGGGCGCCTTTCTCTGCACGGCCGCGCTCTTCGCCGTCTTCTCGCTTCCCGCCTTCGTCTTGCTGCCCCAGCCGCCGCGCGGCACGCTGCCCGTCCTCGCGGCGGCGCGACAGGGTTGGGCGGACGTGCTCGCCACGGCCCTCAAGATCCTGGGGCTCCGGGACCTGCGCCGCTTCCTCGGCGCCTACTTCCTGTACGAGGACGGCGTCAACACCGTGGTGGGCTTCTCGGCCATCTTCGCCGCCCAGACGCTGGGCTTCCCGATGGACCGCCTGATCGTGCTGTACATTGTCGTTCAGGTCTCTGCGCTCCTCGGGGCGCTCGCCTGGGCCAGGCCGACCGACCGGCTCGGCCCCAAGCGCGTGGTGATGGTGACGCTCTTCCAGTGGACCGCCATCGTCATCGGGGCCTACTTCGTCGAGACGCCGGGGCAGTTCTGGGTCCTGGCCGTCGTGGCGGGCACGGGACTCGGCGCGGTCCAGGCGGCGAGCCGGACGTTCCTCAGCACGCTGATTCCGCGCGGCATGGAGGCCGAGATGTTCGGCTTCTACAGCCTTTGCGGCAAGAGCGCCGCCGTCATGGGCCCGCTCGTCTTCGGCGGGATCTCGCATGCAGCCGGCGGCAACCAGCGGCTCGGCATCGTCGCCATCGGGCTCTTCTTCCTGATCGGCTTCGGCCTCCTCTCCCGCGTGCGGGCCGGCGGGCCCACCGCCGGCTGA